Proteins encoded together in one Lathyrus oleraceus cultivar Zhongwan6 chromosome 5, CAAS_Psat_ZW6_1.0, whole genome shotgun sequence window:
- the LOC127079779 gene encoding uncharacterized protein LOC127079779 — translation MVESFIKAQNQQNKEFMNQNIHIDALIIQLGTKLDSVITHNKMLETQISQAAQQQATQTTPGGQFPGQPQPNPKGHANAISLRSRTTYNEPVNPRLNKPKPPKKNVVTTPDKQVEEPVEPRKQKEEEVKDKEGEKDTKVYVPLPPYKPPIPFLQRLKQTKLDNQYKKFVKVIEKLNVKIPFTKAITQIPSYAKFI, via the coding sequence ATGGTGGAAAGCTTCATCAAAGCCCAGAATCAACAAAATAAGGAattcatgaaccaaaacattcataTAGATGCACTAATTATACAATTGGGCACCAAACTCGATTCTGTAATTACCCacaacaaaatgcttgaaacCCAGATATCTCAAGCTGCACAACAACAAGCTACTCAAACTACACCAGGAGGACaatttcctggacaacctcaacctAACCCCAAGGGGCATGCTAACGCAATTTCCCTACGGAGTAGGACCACTTACAATGAACCCGTAAATCCTAGGTTGAATAAACCAAAACCCCCAAAGAAAAATGTTGTGACCACACCCGACAAACAAGTAGAGGAACCAGTAGAACCTCGGAAACAAAAAGAGGAAGAAGTTAAAGATAAGGAAGGAGAGAAAGATACTAAAGTTTACGTACCACTCCCTCCttacaaaccaccaatcccattTTTGCAAAGACTTAAGCAAACCAAATTAGACAACCAATACAAAAAGTTTGTAAAAGTGATTGAGAAACTCAATGTCAAGATTCCATTCACCAAAGCGATCACCCAAATACCATCTTACGCCAAGTTCATTTAG